The following are from one region of the Hydrogenimonas sp. SS33 genome:
- the flgC gene encoding flagellar basal body rod protein FlgC — MAFLSSFDINGYGLSAQRFRVDIISANIANANTTRTDEGGPYRRREVIFKAFNFDKVLQSKMEEDSDYLPYSDPLEEGMEGKTAQPPVMGVVVDKVVRDDSPPKMKYDPSNPDADANGYVAYPNINPVVEMADLIEATRAYQANVAAFQNVKAMATSAIDILRA; from the coding sequence ATGGCCTTTCTGAGCAGCTTCGACATCAACGGCTACGGCCTCTCGGCCCAGCGCTTCCGGGTCGACATCATCAGCGCCAACATCGCCAACGCCAACACGACCCGAACCGACGAAGGAGGCCCCTACCGGCGGCGGGAGGTGATCTTCAAAGCTTTCAATTTCGATAAAGTTTTACAGAGTAAAATGGAAGAAGATAGCGACTACCTTCCCTACTCCGACCCGCTGGAGGAGGGGATGGAAGGCAAAACGGCCCAGCCGCCGGTCATGGGGGTCGTGGTCGACAAGGTGGTGCGCGACGACAGCCCGCCGAAGATGAAGTACGACCCCTCCAACCCGGACGCGGACGCCAACGGGTATGTGGCCTACCCCAACATCAACCCGGTGGTGGAAATGGCCGATCTTATAGAAGCGACCCGGGCCTACCAGGCCAACGTGGCGGCGTTTCAGAACGTGAAGGCGATGGCCACCAGCGCCATCGACATTCTAAGAGCCTAA
- the alaS gene encoding alanine--tRNA ligase, whose product MDIRQAFLDYFASKGHKVYESAPLVPDDPTLLFTNAGMVPFKNIFTGEVPAPTPPRATSCQTCIRAGGKHNDLENVGHTARHHTFFEMLGNFSFGDYFKEGAIAYAWEFVTEVLALPVERLWVTVHESDDEAFDIWKKHIDEGRIRRFGDKDNFWQMGDTGPCGPCSEIFYDQGAEHFNGPEDYLGGDGDRFLEIWNLVFMQYERDSEGNLHPLPKPSIDTGMGLERVVAVKEGKFSNYDTELFMPIIRAVEAMVGKTYAYETGASYRVIADHLRSTTFLLAQGVNFSNEGRGYVLRRILRRAVRHGYMLGLREPFMHKLVDVLVGIMGHHYTYLKERAESVKQSMQVEEERFFATIAAGIALFEKELANTKHLFSGAVAFKLYDTYGFPLDLTQDMLRDKGIEVDIAEFERLMQAQRERAKAAWKGSGDAKVEGDFKALLEAFGENRFIGYDNLESESRVLALLNDGFARVSCLEAGQKGWVMLDITPFYAESGGQTGDAGVLREAESGETVAEVLDTKKFFGLNLSQIEAKRKLCENESVEAAVDTSRHEIAKHHSATHLLHSALREILGEHVTQAGSLVEATRLRFDFSHPKALTPEEIARIEAWVNEKIERAIEGETEEMAIEAAKAKGAMALFGEKYGEKVRVVSFGDKSIELCGGTHVHNTAEIGMFLITKESGVSAGVRRIEAVCGHAAYERVKQMRETLAKVAAELKAKDPLQGIEKLQQQVKSLKNELKEAQKAKKSDLSAMKIGDVAVVVDEVEGGDIKAMIDDLKNAHAQVAVMLFQKKGEKVLIAAGQKNTPVKAGAWVKAIAPVLGGGGGGRDDFAQAGGKKPEAIGEAKTAALKYLEEALQK is encoded by the coding sequence ATGGATATTCGACAGGCATTTCTGGACTATTTCGCTTCCAAAGGGCACAAGGTGTACGAGAGTGCGCCGCTGGTTCCCGACGACCCGACACTGCTCTTTACCAACGCGGGAATGGTACCCTTCAAAAACATCTTCACCGGCGAAGTGCCGGCACCCACGCCGCCCAGGGCCACGAGTTGCCAGACCTGCATCCGCGCCGGAGGAAAGCACAACGACCTGGAGAATGTGGGCCATACGGCGCGCCACCACACCTTCTTCGAAATGCTGGGGAACTTCAGCTTCGGCGACTACTTCAAAGAGGGAGCCATTGCCTACGCCTGGGAGTTCGTCACCGAAGTGCTGGCGCTGCCCGTGGAGCGGCTCTGGGTGACCGTCCATGAAAGCGACGACGAAGCCTTCGACATCTGGAAAAAGCATATCGACGAGGGGCGCATCCGGCGTTTCGGCGACAAGGACAACTTCTGGCAGATGGGCGATACGGGCCCCTGCGGTCCCTGCAGCGAGATCTTCTACGACCAGGGGGCGGAGCACTTCAACGGCCCCGAAGACTACCTGGGCGGCGACGGGGACCGCTTCCTGGAGATCTGGAACCTGGTCTTCATGCAGTACGAACGGGACAGCGAAGGCAACCTTCACCCGCTGCCCAAGCCCTCCATCGACACCGGCATGGGGCTGGAGCGGGTCGTGGCGGTCAAGGAAGGGAAGTTCAGCAACTACGACACCGAGCTCTTCATGCCGATCATCCGCGCCGTGGAGGCGATGGTGGGCAAAACCTACGCCTACGAAACCGGCGCCAGCTACCGGGTCATCGCCGACCACCTGCGCTCCACCACCTTCCTGCTGGCCCAGGGGGTCAACTTCTCCAACGAGGGGCGGGGTTACGTGCTGCGCCGCATTCTGCGCCGGGCCGTCCGCCACGGCTACATGCTGGGGCTGCGCGAACCCTTCATGCACAAGCTGGTGGATGTGCTGGTGGGCATCATGGGGCACCACTATACCTACCTCAAAGAGCGTGCCGAGAGCGTCAAGCAGTCGATGCAGGTGGAGGAGGAGCGCTTCTTCGCCACCATCGCCGCCGGCATCGCCCTCTTCGAGAAGGAGCTCGCCAACACCAAACACCTCTTCAGCGGCGCCGTCGCCTTCAAGCTCTACGACACCTACGGCTTCCCGCTGGATTTGACCCAGGATATGCTGAGGGATAAAGGTATCGAGGTGGACATCGCCGAATTCGAGCGGCTGATGCAGGCGCAGCGTGAACGGGCCAAGGCGGCCTGGAAAGGGAGCGGCGACGCCAAAGTGGAGGGGGATTTCAAAGCCCTGCTGGAAGCGTTTGGCGAAAACCGCTTCATCGGCTACGACAATCTCGAAAGCGAAAGCAGGGTCCTCGCCCTCCTGAACGACGGCTTCGCCCGAGTTTCTTGCCTGGAAGCGGGGCAGAAGGGGTGGGTGATGCTCGACATCACCCCCTTCTACGCCGAAAGCGGCGGCCAGACCGGCGATGCGGGTGTGCTGCGGGAAGCCGAAAGCGGTGAAACCGTGGCCGAGGTGCTCGATACGAAAAAGTTCTTCGGCCTCAACCTGAGCCAGATCGAAGCCAAACGCAAGCTCTGCGAAAACGAATCGGTGGAGGCGGCGGTCGACACGAGCCGCCATGAAATCGCCAAACACCACAGCGCCACCCACCTGCTCCACAGCGCCCTGCGGGAGATTCTGGGCGAGCATGTTACCCAGGCCGGCTCCCTGGTGGAAGCGACCAGGCTGCGTTTTGACTTCAGCCACCCCAAGGCCCTCACCCCCGAGGAGATCGCACGCATCGAAGCGTGGGTCAACGAAAAGATCGAGCGGGCCATCGAGGGCGAGACGGAGGAGATGGCCATCGAGGCCGCCAAAGCCAAAGGGGCGATGGCGCTTTTCGGGGAGAAGTACGGCGAAAAGGTGCGGGTCGTCAGTTTCGGGGACAAGAGCATCGAGCTGTGCGGCGGTACCCATGTGCACAATACCGCCGAAATCGGTATGTTCCTCATCACGAAAGAGAGCGGCGTCAGTGCCGGGGTACGCCGCATCGAAGCGGTCTGCGGCCATGCGGCCTACGAACGGGTCAAGCAGATGCGCGAGACCCTGGCGAAGGTAGCGGCGGAGCTGAAGGCCAAAGACCCGCTGCAGGGCATCGAGAAGCTGCAGCAGCAGGTAAAAAGCCTCAAGAATGAGCTCAAAGAGGCGCAAAAGGCGAAAAAGAGCGACCTGTCGGCCATGAAAATCGGCGATGTGGCCGTCGTGGTGGACGAAGTGGAAGGGGGCGACATCAAGGCGATGATCGACGACCTGAAAAACGCCCACGCTCAGGTGGCGGTGATGCTCTTCCAGAAAAAAGGGGAGAAGGTCCTCATCGCCGCCGGCCAGAAGAACACCCCCGTCAAAGCAGGGGCGTGGGTCAAGGCGATCGCCCCTGTCCTCGGCGGTGGCGGCGGCGGACGCGACGACTTCGCCCAGGCCGGCGGCAAGAAGCCCGAAGCGATCGGCGAAGCCAAAACGGCGGCCCTGAAATATCTGGAAGAAGCGTTGCAGAAATGA
- a CDS encoding zinc ribbon domain-containing protein YjdM encodes MENIPNCPKCGSEYTYEDRGLYVCPECGYEWSAEASEEAEEGGLVVRDANGNILQDGDTVVVIKDLKVKGSGGGIKVGTKIKNIRLVEGSDGHNIDCKVPGVGAIKLKQEFVKKA; translated from the coding sequence ATGGAAAATATTCCCAACTGCCCCAAATGCGGCAGCGAATACACCTATGAAGACCGGGGGCTCTATGTCTGCCCCGAATGCGGTTACGAGTGGAGCGCCGAAGCCTCCGAAGAGGCGGAAGAGGGCGGCCTGGTGGTCAGAGACGCCAACGGCAACATCCTCCAGGACGGCGATACGGTCGTCGTCATCAAGGACCTGAAAGTCAAAGGGAGCGGCGGCGGCATCAAAGTGGGTACGAAAATCAAGAATATCCGCCTCGTCGAAGGCAGCGACGGCCACAACATTGACTGCAAAGTGCCGGGCGTCGGCGCCATCAAGCTGAAGCAGGAGTTCGTGAAGAAGGCTTGA
- the flgB gene encoding flagellar basal body rod protein FlgB, which produces MQISRVHNLMAEALDYRGMRQDMISANIANVDTPFYRSRDIGFEGVLAKEADKIFPKPSPKLALAQTEKGHLPGFGDDAPSRAEIFFRDGHTARNDGNTVDLDVETTEMAKNTVMYNAIVAALKKDSALFRSVLDASAKV; this is translated from the coding sequence ATGCAGATCAGCCGTGTCCACAACCTGATGGCCGAAGCCCTCGATTACCGGGGGATGCGCCAGGATATGATCAGCGCCAACATCGCCAATGTCGACACCCCCTTCTACCGTTCCAGAGACATCGGTTTCGAAGGGGTCCTGGCGAAGGAGGCGGACAAAATTTTCCCCAAACCCTCCCCGAAACTGGCCCTGGCGCAGACCGAAAAGGGGCATCTTCCCGGCTTCGGTGACGACGCGCCCTCCAGGGCGGAAATCTTCTTCCGCGACGGCCACACGGCCCGCAACGACGGCAATACGGTGGACCTGGACGTGGAGACGACGGAGATGGCGAAAAACACGGTTATGTACAACGCCATCGTGGCGGCGCTCAAAAAGGACAGCGCCCTCTTCCGCAGCGTCCTGGACGCTTCGGCGAAAGTGTAA
- a CDS encoding dUTP diphosphatase: MDRRKKMEEMFRLQERLNDDTNGPKWRDGMTKQGKVVNWKRCIVMETAELIESFPWKHWKNIEGGIDLENVKIEMVDIWHFVMSYLLRFLPVKEAAKLALETMKESGIRVPESWSEADKGRLDELLAPFEDLMALALVKDDSPAYRVELLEQFWTCVDAVGMDFDELYRLYIGKNALNQFRQKHGYKEGTYRKIWNGREDNVVMQEILAQNPDITYDALMEKLEEAYDALGNG; the protein is encoded by the coding sequence ATGGACAGACGCAAGAAGATGGAAGAGATGTTCCGCCTCCAGGAGCGGCTCAATGACGACACCAACGGCCCGAAATGGCGCGACGGGATGACGAAGCAGGGGAAGGTGGTCAACTGGAAACGCTGCATCGTCATGGAGACGGCGGAGCTGATCGAGAGTTTCCCCTGGAAGCACTGGAAAAACATCGAAGGGGGGATCGACCTGGAGAATGTGAAGATCGAGATGGTCGACATCTGGCACTTCGTCATGAGTTACCTGCTCCGTTTTCTCCCGGTGAAAGAGGCGGCGAAACTGGCGCTGGAGACGATGAAAGAGAGCGGGATCAGGGTGCCCGAAAGCTGGAGCGAGGCGGACAAGGGACGGCTGGACGAACTGCTGGCACCCTTCGAGGACCTGATGGCGCTGGCACTGGTGAAGGATGATTCGCCGGCCTATAGGGTGGAACTGCTGGAGCAGTTCTGGACCTGCGTCGATGCCGTCGGGATGGACTTCGACGAGCTCTACCGACTCTACATCGGCAAGAATGCGTTGAACCAGTTTCGTCAGAAGCACGGCTACAAGGAGGGGACCTATCGCAAAATCTGGAACGGCAGAGAGGACAATGTGGTGATGCAGGAGATCCTGGCGCAAAATCCGGACATCACCTACGACGCCCTGATGGAGAAGCTGGAAGAGGCGTATGATGCCCTGGGGAACGGGTGA
- a CDS encoding DUF2269 family protein has protein sequence MRSFAVELFTDYAFYIVFLHVLGAIVWVGGMIGMRFAVHPGLQHIEAPKQRIARTLEIVRNLFVLVLPFIVIILLTGLVMGLAVGAPGTAEGTMVHIKEAIWTVMTLNYILMVRRRNRAERLFLSGDLAGARQTMEPLAKLMLPANIFLGVLALAVGIALRGF, from the coding sequence ATGAGATCGTTCGCCGTTGAACTCTTTACCGATTACGCCTTTTACATCGTCTTCCTGCATGTGCTGGGGGCGATCGTCTGGGTCGGCGGGATGATCGGCATGCGATTTGCGGTCCATCCGGGGTTGCAGCATATCGAAGCGCCGAAGCAGCGGATCGCCCGGACGCTGGAGATCGTGCGCAACCTCTTCGTGCTGGTGTTGCCTTTCATCGTCATCATACTTCTGACGGGCCTCGTCATGGGGCTGGCCGTCGGGGCGCCGGGAACGGCGGAGGGGACGATGGTGCACATCAAAGAGGCGATCTGGACCGTTATGACCCTCAACTACATCCTGATGGTGCGGCGGCGCAACCGGGCCGAACGCCTCTTTCTCTCCGGCGACCTGGCCGGGGCGCGGCAGACGATGGAGCCCCTGGCGAAACTGATGCTGCCGGCGAACATCTTTCTGGGCGTGCTGGCACTGGCGGTCGGTATCGCCCTGCGGGGTTTTTAG
- a CDS encoding FtsW/RodA/SpoVE family cell cycle protein yields the protein MIDRPLFLAALTLIVIGIVFSYSLSAYTVLLFNTSPTHFLVRQLGAGMIGIILMWSIARMDPDRGVKWLGLTIFVLSLLMMIAIPFLPESMAHAVGGAKRWIRLGPVSIAPVEFFKVGFVYFLAWSFSRKIAPKHMGGKRYTLKEEVRMLLPYIIFFAMAMLIIAVFQNDLGQVLVLAGTLLFMMVLAGSSFRVFGLVVLLALMGFVGFIVTSPHRIERFKGWWFLLQNAVAKAFPQWAHTVPKVNLAEEPYQVANSLHAIHHGGLFGVGLGNGVLKLGFLSEVHTDFVLAGMAEEIGAVGVMAVTGLLIFVIFRLMKIAGRVENPLYYLFCAGMAMIIGFAFLINALGISGVIPLKGIAVPFLSYGGSQVVALSIGIGIALSMSKRAKMG from the coding sequence ATGATCGACCGTCCCCTCTTTCTCGCCGCCTTGACTCTCATCGTCATTGGGATCGTATTCAGCTACTCCCTCTCGGCCTACACGGTGCTGCTTTTCAACACCTCCCCCACCCATTTTCTGGTCCGGCAGCTGGGGGCGGGGATGATCGGGATCATTCTGATGTGGAGCATCGCGAGGATGGACCCGGACCGCGGGGTGAAGTGGCTAGGGCTCACCATCTTCGTCCTCTCGCTGCTGATGATGATCGCCATCCCCTTTCTGCCCGAAAGCATGGCCCACGCCGTCGGCGGGGCGAAGCGGTGGATCCGCCTGGGGCCCGTTTCCATCGCGCCGGTGGAGTTTTTCAAGGTCGGCTTCGTCTACTTTCTGGCCTGGAGCTTTTCGAGAAAGATCGCCCCGAAACATATGGGCGGGAAGCGTTACACCCTCAAGGAAGAGGTCAGGATGCTTCTGCCCTATATCATCTTCTTCGCCATGGCGATGCTGATTATCGCCGTCTTTCAGAACGACCTGGGGCAGGTGCTGGTGCTGGCGGGGACGTTGCTCTTCATGATGGTGCTGGCGGGCAGCAGCTTCCGGGTCTTCGGCCTCGTGGTTTTGTTGGCCCTGATGGGGTTCGTGGGCTTCATCGTCACCTCGCCCCACCGGATCGAACGGTTCAAAGGGTGGTGGTTCCTGCTGCAAAACGCCGTGGCCAAGGCGTTTCCCCAGTGGGCCCATACCGTCCCGAAGGTGAACCTGGCGGAAGAGCCCTACCAGGTGGCCAACTCGCTCCATGCCATCCACCACGGAGGGCTTTTCGGCGTGGGGCTCGGAAACGGGGTGCTGAAGCTGGGGTTTTTGAGTGAAGTGCATACCGACTTCGTCCTGGCGGGCATGGCGGAGGAGATCGGCGCCGTGGGGGTCATGGCGGTGACGGGGCTGCTGATTTTCGTCATTTTCCGTCTCATGAAGATCGCCGGACGGGTGGAGAACCCCCTCTACTACCTTTTTTGCGCCGGTATGGCGATGATCATCGGTTTCGCCTTTCTCATCAACGCCCTGGGAATCAGCGGCGTCATCCCCCTCAAAGGGATCGCCGTTCCCTTTCTCAGCTACGGCGGCTCCCAGGTGGTGGCTCTGAGCATCGGCATCGGGATAGCCCTTTCCATGAGCAAGAGAGCGAAGATGGGGTGA
- a CDS encoding UDP-N-acetylglucosamine--N-acetylmuramyl-(pentapeptide) pyrophosphoryl-undecaprenol N-acetylglucosamine transferase, giving the protein MRGKTRQAILLTGGGTGGHLAIVRAVKEALIERGVRPLYIGSESGQDRTWFEADEDFAAKLFLPTRGVVNRRGVGRAAAMVQVLKSAVSARRFMKEHGVSAVLSVGGFSAAPAAFASLASGVPLFIHEQNAVPGRLNKLFRPLSRAYFSSYDGERIDYPVRELFFQTARTRKKVERVIFLGGSQGALAINDFAMKAAPGLAERGIAIIHQAGSRDFERVRQGYAALGIDAEVFPFCDTLHEKIARADFAVSRAGASTLWELVANRIPTLFVPYPYAAGDHQYHNAAFLAERGAGWVVRQEALTPETLWKILEEDIAAVSGNMEGLIAPEGAEKIAKRLMEERG; this is encoded by the coding sequence ATGAGAGGGAAGACGCGACAAGCCATTCTTCTGACCGGCGGCGGGACGGGAGGGCACCTGGCCATTGTCCGGGCCGTAAAGGAGGCGCTGATCGAACGCGGGGTGCGTCCCCTTTACATTGGCAGCGAGAGCGGGCAGGACAGGACGTGGTTCGAAGCCGACGAGGATTTCGCCGCCAAGCTCTTTCTTCCGACCCGGGGCGTGGTGAACCGGCGGGGCGTGGGCAGGGCCGCCGCCATGGTGCAGGTGCTCAAAAGCGCGGTGTCGGCCCGACGCTTCATGAAAGAGCATGGCGTGTCGGCGGTGTTGAGTGTGGGGGGATTCTCCGCCGCCCCCGCCGCCTTCGCCTCGTTGGCGTCGGGCGTGCCGCTGTTCATCCATGAACAAAACGCCGTGCCGGGGCGGCTCAACAAACTTTTTCGCCCCTTGAGCCGCGCCTACTTCTCCTCCTACGACGGGGAGCGCATCGACTACCCCGTCAGGGAGCTCTTTTTCCAAACCGCCCGCACCCGAAAAAAGGTGGAGCGGGTGATCTTCCTGGGAGGCAGCCAGGGGGCGCTGGCTATCAACGACTTCGCCATGAAGGCGGCCCCGGGCCTGGCGGAGCGGGGAATCGCCATCATCCACCAGGCGGGCAGCCGGGACTTTGAACGGGTGCGACAGGGGTATGCGGCGCTGGGTATCGATGCGGAGGTTTTTCCATTTTGCGACACCCTGCACGAAAAGATCGCCCGGGCCGACTTCGCCGTCAGCCGTGCCGGCGCCAGCACCCTGTGGGAGCTGGTCGCCAACCGCATTCCGACCCTTTTCGTCCCCTACCCCTACGCCGCCGGCGACCACCAGTACCACAACGCCGCTTTTCTGGCAGAGCGTGGGGCGGGGTGGGTCGTTCGCCAGGAGGCGTTGACGCCCGAAACCCTCTGGAAGATCCTGGAGGAGGATATCGCCGCCGTATCCGGCAACATGGAGGGGCTGATCGCCCCCGAAGGGGCGGAGAAGATCGCAAAAAGGCTGATGGAGGAGAGAGGATGA
- the maf gene encoding septum formation inhibitor Maf: MLILGSGSKTRAKLLEAHGIAFRQVPCAFDEEALEKTVAKNFVYHAAVGKMKACEAAHGLQTPLLTADTVVTARGEILRKAQDEADAERILRLQSGSEVKIITCMVYKTVHKTFIDLSVTAYRFAPFDEADLKHYLQSGEWRGKAGACMVEGFCKPYIKEVRGLESCAMGLTVEKLLPWLERA; this comes from the coding sequence GTGCTGATTCTCGGTTCCGGTTCTAAAACGCGGGCGAAACTGCTCGAAGCCCACGGTATCGCGTTTCGGCAGGTGCCCTGCGCTTTCGACGAGGAGGCGCTGGAGAAAACCGTTGCGAAGAATTTCGTCTACCACGCCGCCGTGGGAAAGATGAAGGCGTGCGAAGCGGCGCACGGCCTGCAGACGCCGCTGCTGACGGCGGACACGGTGGTGACCGCCCGCGGGGAGATTCTGCGAAAGGCGCAAGACGAAGCCGACGCCGAACGGATTTTACGCCTGCAGAGCGGGTCGGAGGTGAAGATCATCACCTGCATGGTCTACAAAACGGTTCACAAAACCTTCATCGACCTCTCCGTCACCGCCTACCGTTTCGCCCCTTTCGACGAAGCCGACCTGAAGCACTACCTGCAAAGCGGCGAGTGGCGGGGCAAGGCGGGGGCGTGCATGGTGGAAGGCTTTTGCAAACCCTACATAAAAGAGGTGAGAGGCCTCGAGAGCTGCGCCATGGGCCTGACGGTGGAGAAGCTGCTGCCCTGGCTGGAGAGGGCGTGA
- a CDS encoding DUF1566 domain-containing protein: MRWVALTLLWAAALSAGPFREIEGTYDYFRARHVCEEKLGPGWRVPEIWELFALRGETGRFGEGKRYWSGNTLGEARVVKMVRHESEYFVMNREIPAFAFFLQDGDITPTPKHVKAHVICTRGPKTMPSSKGFERLKDGSVVDRRSDILWEPLGDKKRRNLKLTHIRAQEWCEARGMRLPTLDELYAIVDYNRVKPAVDTAIFGRMHNKYYWSDDDFGDEAAYVVGFAIGSVATSDRKNRSYFRCVKDLEE; the protein is encoded by the coding sequence ATGAGGTGGGTCGCACTAACTCTGTTGTGGGCGGCGGCACTTTCCGCCGGCCCGTTCAGGGAGATCGAAGGAACCTACGACTATTTCCGGGCGCGGCATGTCTGCGAAGAGAAGCTGGGGCCCGGGTGGCGGGTGCCGGAGATCTGGGAGCTCTTCGCTTTGCGGGGGGAGACCGGCCGCTTCGGCGAAGGCAAACGCTACTGGAGCGGCAACACGCTGGGAGAGGCGCGGGTCGTGAAGATGGTGCGCCACGAAAGCGAATATTTCGTCATGAACAGAGAGATTCCCGCTTTCGCCTTTTTTCTGCAGGATGGGGACATCACCCCGACGCCCAAGCATGTCAAAGCCCACGTTATCTGCACCAGAGGGCCCAAGACGATGCCCTCCTCCAAAGGGTTTGAACGTCTGAAGGACGGCAGCGTTGTAGACCGCAGAAGCGACATTCTCTGGGAGCCTCTCGGGGACAAAAAACGGCGCAACCTCAAACTGACCCATATCCGGGCCCAGGAGTGGTGCGAAGCCCGCGGCATGCGACTGCCCACGCTGGATGAACTCTACGCCATCGTCGACTACAACCGCGTCAAGCCGGCGGTCGATACCGCGATCTTCGGCAGAATGCACAACAAATACTACTGGAGCGACGACGATTTCGGTGACGAGGCGGCCTATGTGGTAGGGTTCGCCATCGGCTCGGTGGCGACGAGTGACCGGAAAAACCGAAGCTATTTTCGCTGTGTCAAAGATTTGGAGGAGTAA
- a CDS encoding glucosaminidase domain-containing protein yields MFTDRKVCSRLFKTLVPVTLLLFTAGCERHPAGVRRETAQAPFIRYKVESYRQTREILDRLGYSEEAFQKGMKEIPPVLLTKISARWNEEAKKIPVAEKKSLFLRLLAAGALMADAEVLQERKHLLELLRKMEEGEISPKESRWLRRLALKYRILKSPDGILTPAGLKELRRRVDIVPPSLIVAQGAIESAWGTSRFAVEGNALFGQWHYGGDAMKPKKQRKELGDYGLARFKTPLDSIRAYLLNLNTYPAYRPFRDLRAKLRAEGKPLDGKLLAGTLTRYSERGEAYVEDLRRLIRANRLGWLDRAKLKKMKPVYIHPDR; encoded by the coding sequence ATGTTTACTGACAGAAAGGTTTGCTCCCGCCTTTTCAAAACGCTCGTTCCCGTCACCCTGCTCCTTTTCACGGCTGGGTGCGAGCGGCATCCCGCAGGCGTTCGCCGCGAAACCGCCCAGGCTCCCTTCATCCGCTACAAAGTGGAATCCTACCGCCAGACCCGGGAGATTCTCGACCGCCTGGGCTACAGTGAGGAAGCGTTTCAAAAAGGGATGAAGGAGATTCCCCCCGTTTTGCTGACCAAAATCTCCGCCCGCTGGAACGAAGAGGCGAAAAAGATTCCCGTAGCCGAAAAGAAGAGCCTCTTTCTCAGGCTTCTCGCCGCCGGCGCCCTCATGGCCGACGCGGAGGTGCTGCAGGAGAGAAAACACCTTCTGGAACTGTTGCGGAAGATGGAAGAGGGGGAGATCTCCCCGAAAGAGAGCCGGTGGCTCCGCCGGCTCGCCCTCAAATACAGAATCCTCAAAAGCCCCGACGGCATCCTGACCCCCGCCGGGCTGAAGGAGCTGCGCAGGCGGGTCGACATCGTTCCCCCCTCCCTCATCGTCGCCCAGGGGGCGATCGAAAGCGCCTGGGGCACCTCCCGCTTCGCCGTCGAAGGGAATGCGCTTTTCGGCCAGTGGCACTACGGGGGCGACGCCATGAAACCCAAAAAACAGCGAAAAGAGCTGGGAGACTACGGCCTCGCCCGCTTCAAAACCCCTCTCGATTCGATCCGTGCCTACCTTCTCAACCTCAACACCTACCCCGCCTACCGGCCTTTCAGGGATCTGAGGGCGAAACTCCGCGCCGAAGGCAAACCCCTGGATGGAAAGCTTCTCGCCGGCACCCTCACCCGCTACTCCGAGCGGGGCGAAGCCTACGTGGAGGACCTTCGCCGGCTCATCCGGGCCAACCGCCTCGGCTGGCTGGACCGTGCGAAACTGAAAAAAATGAAGCCGGTTTACATTCATCCGGATAGATAG